The genomic interval AACTCACTTGTTCTTTACGTTCTGGGGTTTCGACATGATTACCGAGAAGACCATGGATCACTTGAAGTTCTCACCGCTTGGCAACCCTGCCACGCACATGCCGAACTTCGTGATGGGTCTGCCCGGTATGACGTCGTTCGCCACCCGTATGATGAAGGAGCAGATCGGGGGACTCGATATTCCGGAGGTTCGCGAATTCCTGGAACTGATCACCGACGCCGGCGGCCACCTGTGGGCATGTCGTATGTCGGCTGATATGAAACACCTGGAGGAAAAGGATCTTTACGATCGGGTTGAAGGCATCATCAGTGCTGCCGACTTCATCGAAATCGCCGCAGGTGCCCAGACCCTCTTCATCTAGAAGGTAAGCCCTCAACAGCGAATCGGTCCCCCTCATCTGCGGGGGACCGATTTCGTTTGACGGGAGAGTGAAGCGTTCCCACCTTGAAGGGCTGACGCGCTAGCTGAATCGATGGCGGGTCACCTGGCGGTAGGTCTCACCGGGCCGAAGGACCACCGACGGGAAATCTGGCCGATTCGGACTATTGGGTAGAGCCTGGGTCTCGAGTCCGATCCCGCAATGCCGGGGCTGCAGGTTGTTGGCTGTGTACACCTGTAATCCAGGTTGGTCGGTCTCGATCATCATCCGTCGGCCGCTCGGCCCGTGCATCAATACGGCCGCCGGACCGGACGGTTCAAGAACCAAACAGTGGTCATATCCATCACCAAAGTCCGGTCCAGACAGTGGGCGAGGCAACCGGAAATCGAACCGGGTTCCGGCAACGGATCGCACTTCGGTGGGTGTCTTGAGTTCGTCCATATCGACGAAGCGGTCAGCGTTGACCTGGAGAATGTGCTCGGAGATGGTGCCCTGGCCAGCCAGGTTCCAATAGGCGTGATTGGTCATCGCCACCACGGTCGGGGCGTCACAAACGGCTTCGTACTCAAACACCAGTT from Acidimicrobiia bacterium carries:
- a CDS encoding galactose mutarotase; amino-acid sequence: MDSLGVETGVAGIRFGGSTRSIQTFALVSETLRAMVWDQGATLVAVELEDGTNLVQAPVVGDDLAATDRGYRGSTIGRYANRIANARFSLGGTDYPLDANDGLHTLHGGEIGFDQLLWRAEPLKRTGSVGVRFSVRSPDGDQGFPGNLDAAVTYWLTAANELVFEYEAVCDAPTVVAMTNHAYWNLAGQGTISEHILQVNADRFVDMDELKTPTEVRSVAGTRFDFRLPRPLSGPDFGDGYDHCLVLEPSGPAAVLMHGPSGRRMMIETDQPGLQVYTANNLQPRHCGIGLETQALPNSPNRPDFPSVVLRPGETYRQVTRHRFS
- a CDS encoding DsrE/DsrF/DrsH-like family protein, with amino-acid sequence THLFFTFWGFDMITEKTMDHLKFSPLGNPATHMPNFVMGLPGMTSFATRMMKEQIGGLDIPEVREFLELITDAGGHLWACRMSADMKHLEEKDLYDRVEGIISAADFIEIAAGAQTLFI